Proteins encoded in a region of the Paenibacillus pedocola genome:
- a CDS encoding serine hydrolase domain-containing protein, with protein MGQRANLIIVREQAYELYYSHWCANTLPADLFWGPEYALSFIERQTRAVESGPGWLNEVWAEGGAVIDLEKRKLVFYGGEDILLDIPLRTLFLRLMGSIWQGWEITWAYEGIVDLASYVGYPQEALLAEREAYTGDMTLAPSSPREWVDLVASVKFADDDLLLFPLAEELAAYLLSGPAFINRINKSYGYRSLALSEWTEDFPAAGFHIDVTQKRIEIWHAKDFAAAQTRIQSEWPGWEVIDHCGNYESQVKRTGGALKLQVADEHHLLDQLQNMLLKDFASNPVKAVTFFAQKEAEAGKTVEINPYALKYDTYRFPGELKAELWKAAVSKLRMHNQQLLKGLPEDHGLSCRTLLDFFSQIEQSALAVNTFILLQDGVVTSAFARAPYRLDQPQLLYSLSKSITSIAVGIAIDEGLLTLADTVISFFPAKLPGNISPNLARMTVHHLLSMNAGHHDNIYGAVAQEEDWVRAFLAQEVPHEPGSHYVYSTHCTYMLSAIIEQVSGQSLVDFLQPRLFEPLEIPRPVWETCPLGITAGGMGLSLSTESIAKFGQMLLNKGEYAGKRIVSERYLALATSEQSDNRLSAPKDRTDSAQGYGYQFHMCRRGCYRGDGSFGQLCLVAPQEQLVIAATAAFGSMQQLQTLLDFIYEYIIDRLDREEAYNHTDMLELQNKLAAWTYPLPPVQPVPSPAFYCGRKGYRLADNPHGLREIVLEIQGNRLTVQLSYGVERDNVLPFSYTEMLHAQDVFYKDLSLHRQEVVTSAAWQDQHTLQLTLLYIETPYVVTYTIGFREEEIDVGFRINVSLNIPEYSTTGVIVHDEGSTN; from the coding sequence ATGGGACAAAGAGCGAATCTGATTATAGTCAGAGAACAGGCTTATGAGTTGTATTATAGTCACTGGTGTGCGAATACTTTGCCGGCTGATTTATTCTGGGGGCCGGAGTATGCTCTGTCATTCATAGAAAGGCAGACCCGGGCGGTGGAATCCGGACCGGGATGGCTGAATGAGGTGTGGGCGGAAGGCGGCGCAGTAATAGATTTGGAGAAGAGGAAGCTGGTATTTTACGGCGGCGAAGATATTCTCCTGGATATCCCCCTGCGAACCCTCTTTTTAAGGCTTATGGGAAGTATCTGGCAGGGGTGGGAGATCACCTGGGCCTATGAAGGCATAGTTGATCTTGCATCCTATGTAGGCTATCCCCAAGAAGCACTATTAGCGGAACGTGAAGCATATACCGGTGATATGACTCTGGCTCCCTCATCACCAAGGGAATGGGTTGACCTGGTTGCAAGTGTGAAATTTGCCGATGATGACCTGCTGTTGTTCCCTTTGGCCGAAGAGCTTGCAGCTTATCTGTTGAGCGGTCCCGCGTTCATTAACCGCATAAATAAGTCATATGGTTACCGAAGTTTAGCGTTGAGCGAATGGACGGAGGATTTTCCGGCTGCAGGCTTTCATATTGACGTTACGCAAAAAAGGATCGAGATCTGGCATGCCAAAGATTTTGCGGCAGCTCAAACCCGGATTCAGTCTGAATGGCCGGGCTGGGAGGTCATTGATCATTGCGGGAATTACGAATCGCAAGTCAAGAGAACCGGAGGAGCTTTGAAATTACAAGTCGCAGATGAGCATCACTTGCTGGATCAATTGCAGAACATGTTACTAAAGGATTTCGCATCCAATCCAGTTAAGGCAGTCACTTTCTTTGCCCAGAAGGAAGCAGAGGCAGGAAAAACCGTAGAAATCAACCCATATGCCTTGAAGTATGATACATACCGCTTTCCCGGAGAGCTAAAAGCAGAGCTGTGGAAAGCTGCGGTCAGCAAGCTCCGGATGCACAACCAGCAATTGTTAAAAGGATTACCCGAAGATCACGGCCTATCTTGCCGTACACTGCTGGACTTCTTCTCGCAAATCGAACAGTCGGCTCTCGCCGTCAACACCTTCATACTGCTGCAGGACGGGGTGGTTACGTCAGCATTTGCCCGGGCTCCTTATCGTCTGGATCAGCCGCAGCTGCTGTATTCTCTGAGCAAAAGTATCACCTCTATAGCAGTTGGGATTGCCATTGACGAAGGGCTTTTGACGCTTGCGGACACCGTCATATCCTTCTTTCCGGCGAAACTTCCAGGGAACATTTCACCCAATCTGGCCCGGATGACGGTACACCATCTGCTGTCGATGAACGCAGGCCATCACGATAATATTTACGGCGCTGTGGCGCAGGAAGAAGACTGGGTGCGGGCTTTTCTGGCGCAGGAGGTTCCGCATGAGCCGGGAAGTCATTATGTATACAGTACCCACTGCACTTATATGCTGTCCGCGATTATTGAGCAGGTTTCCGGCCAGAGTCTGGTTGATTTTTTGCAGCCGCGCTTGTTTGAACCTTTGGAGATCCCAAGACCTGTGTGGGAAACCTGTCCGTTGGGGATTACGGCTGGAGGAATGGGCCTGAGCCTGTCTACCGAAAGTATCGCCAAATTCGGCCAGATGCTGCTGAATAAAGGAGAGTACGCCGGAAAAAGAATCGTATCTGAGCGTTATCTCGCCTTAGCTACCTCGGAACAGAGCGATAACCGCCTGTCTGCCCCGAAAGACCGTACCGATTCCGCCCAGGGATACGGTTATCAGTTTCACATGTGCCGCAGGGGCTGCTACAGAGGGGACGGTTCTTTTGGCCAGCTGTGCCTGGTTGCTCCCCAGGAACAACTTGTTATAGCGGCAACGGCCGCGTTCGGGAGCATGCAGCAGCTGCAGACACTGCTAGATTTCATCTATGAATATATTATTGACCGGTTAGACCGCGAGGAAGCTTATAACCATACAGATATGCTTGAACTGCAAAACAAATTAGCCGCTTGGACTTATCCTCTTCCACCGGTTCAGCCCGTTCCAAGCCCGGCTTTTTATTGTGGCCGCAAAGGTTACCGCCTGGCTGACAATCCTCATGGGCTGAGGGAGATCGTATTGGAGATACAGGGAAATCGGCTGACGGTTCAGTTGAGCTATGGGGTTGAGCGGGATAACGTGCTGCCGTTCAGTTATACAGAAATGCTGCATGCGCAGGATGTTTTCTACAAAGATTTGTCACTGCACCGGCAAGAGGTAGTCACTTCTGCGGCCTGGCAGGATCAGCACACCCTCCAGCTCACCCTGTTGTACATCGAGACCCCTTACGTTGTTACTTATACTATCGGCTTCCGGGAAGAGGAGATCGATGTGGGGTTCCGGATCAATGTGTCCCTGAATATTCCGGAATACAGCACAACCGGCGTAATCGTGCACGACGAAGGTTCAACAAATTGA
- a CDS encoding TetR/AcrR family transcriptional regulator has translation MSPRNLEKDLLQRKQRRKQIIDAAFTMFTKRGIEACKMSDIAKFAGLSHGHVYNYFQSKEELLETLIQRSQQIYTDLLTSARTLPGDAIDKIRWITEQYLSDSRSGRAYWVLLQAQASDVLGEDKKQDIHKRMIDNQYLLAAIIEEGQQEGVIVAGDSAELALLTVTLLTGVSMWEIRGYAQSSESASKHIIKMLSAT, from the coding sequence ATGTCACCACGAAACCTTGAAAAAGACCTTTTACAAAGAAAGCAAAGAAGAAAACAGATCATAGATGCAGCCTTCACCATGTTCACCAAACGCGGGATCGAAGCCTGTAAAATGAGCGATATTGCCAAATTCGCCGGACTCAGTCACGGCCATGTATACAATTATTTTCAATCCAAGGAAGAACTTCTGGAAACCCTCATTCAACGATCACAGCAAATCTACACGGATTTGCTTACAAGCGCCCGGACGCTTCCCGGAGATGCAATCGATAAAATCCGCTGGATCACGGAGCAGTATTTATCCGACTCCCGTTCCGGCAGAGCGTATTGGGTCTTGCTTCAAGCCCAGGCCTCTGATGTTCTTGGCGAGGATAAAAAGCAGGATATTCACAAACGAATGATAGACAACCAGTATTTGCTCGCCGCTATTATCGAAGAGGGGCAGCAGGAAGGGGTTATCGTCGCAGGCGATTCCGCCGAACTCGCGCTGCTCACGGTTACGCTGCTTACAGGTGTCAGCATGTGGGAGATCCGCGGCTATGCCCAGTCTTCCGAGTCAGCCTCCAAACATATCATCAAGATGCTGTCCGCCACTTAA
- a CDS encoding aliphatic sulfonate ABC transporter substrate-binding protein yields MKSGRGLRTSIFVIVAAITLIGAAIAPHSAPEANAAKKELKVNIAINGSLNIFSIIKEKGLLNDVLKQHNATVSWSEFVGGPPILESLAAKRVDISVLGDGAALQGLSAGLPFSSIGLVSDGSRLNSILVAPDSGIKSVKDLKGKTVALAKGTTSHVFLVKVLAKNGLKEKDLKIVNLPLPEAQSAFQGGKVDAWATIDPYTTQLTLQKKARSIAGAEQSIPAPITLIARNAFAKANPELVTEILKVYKEAVDWQNTHVDEAAQLFADQKKIPKAVVKSLLSNQKAKLSPITKDIISTQQASADYLYNSKFLKKKVNYSSSVNNTFVTKALAP; encoded by the coding sequence ATGAAATCCGGAAGAGGACTTAGAACATCCATATTTGTTATTGTTGCGGCTATCACACTGATTGGAGCAGCCATTGCTCCACATTCGGCACCCGAAGCAAATGCAGCTAAAAAAGAGCTTAAGGTAAATATCGCTATTAACGGCTCTTTAAATATTTTCTCCATCATCAAAGAAAAAGGTCTGTTAAATGATGTACTGAAACAACATAACGCCACCGTATCCTGGAGTGAATTTGTCGGCGGTCCCCCGATTCTCGAATCACTCGCCGCCAAAAGAGTCGATATCTCCGTGTTAGGCGACGGAGCCGCTTTGCAGGGATTATCGGCCGGACTGCCTTTTTCCAGCATTGGCCTTGTCAGTGACGGATCCCGGCTGAATTCCATCCTGGTCGCACCGGATAGCGGAATCAAGAGCGTAAAGGACCTCAAGGGCAAAACCGTTGCACTTGCTAAAGGAACGACCTCTCATGTATTCCTCGTCAAAGTGTTGGCAAAGAACGGACTCAAGGAAAAGGATCTGAAAATCGTTAATCTGCCATTACCGGAAGCCCAATCCGCATTCCAGGGCGGAAAGGTCGATGCCTGGGCGACAATTGATCCGTACACCACCCAGCTCACCCTCCAAAAGAAAGCCCGCAGCATCGCAGGTGCCGAGCAATCAATCCCGGCGCCAATTACCCTCATCGCAAGAAATGCTTTTGCCAAGGCAAATCCTGAGCTCGTTACAGAAATTCTCAAGGTGTATAAAGAAGCCGTGGACTGGCAAAACACGCATGTCGATGAGGCCGCCCAATTATTTGCCGATCAGAAAAAGATCCCCAAAGCCGTAGTCAAATCACTTCTATCCAATCAAAAAGCGAAGCTGTCACCGATTACGAAGGATATCATCTCTACCCAGCAGGCATCGGCGGACTATCTGTATAATTCCAAATTCCTGAAGAAAAAAGTCAATTATTCTTCCTCGGTCAATAACACCTTCGTAACCAAGGCGCTTGCTCCATAA
- a CDS encoding ABC transporter ATP-binding protein codes for MTQSPLLEIKNVSKTFYSDKGPAHVLDRIQLTIQEGEIVSIIGPSGCGKSTLLKIVSGLDTEVQGEVLLEGAKSIKPSKDKGFIFQEHRLFPWLTVERNIAAELSWRSPDVRNQVADLIRLVGLQGFEKAYPKQLSGGMSQRVAIARALLRNPKVLLLDEPFGALDAFTRKHMQDALLDIWRENRTTMLFVTHDIDEAVFLSHRVVVLDPRPGRIKANIPVDLSHPRTRTGTAFQVLRNEVLKQLEHSEPEEEGWTI; via the coding sequence ATGACACAGAGTCCATTGCTGGAAATCAAAAATGTGAGTAAAACCTTTTATTCCGACAAAGGACCGGCCCATGTACTGGACCGGATTCAGCTCACGATACAGGAAGGCGAAATCGTCTCGATTATCGGGCCCAGCGGTTGCGGAAAAAGCACGCTGCTCAAAATTGTCTCGGGACTGGATACGGAAGTTCAGGGAGAGGTGCTGCTGGAAGGGGCTAAAAGCATAAAGCCTTCTAAGGATAAGGGATTTATCTTTCAGGAGCACCGGCTGTTCCCCTGGTTAACCGTAGAAAGAAACATTGCCGCAGAGCTATCCTGGCGTAGTCCTGACGTAAGAAACCAGGTGGCGGACCTTATCCGCCTGGTGGGACTGCAGGGATTTGAAAAAGCCTATCCGAAGCAGTTGTCAGGCGGTATGTCCCAACGTGTAGCTATCGCACGGGCGCTTCTCCGTAATCCTAAAGTTCTACTGCTTGATGAACCTTTTGGCGCTTTGGATGCATTCACCAGAAAACATATGCAGGACGCCCTGCTGGATATTTGGAGAGAGAACCGGACAACCATGCTGTTTGTAACCCACGATATTGATGAAGCTGTGTTCCTGTCCCATCGGGTGGTTGTTCTGGATCCCCGCCCGGGAAGAATTAAAGCGAATATTCCCGTCGACCTTTCGCATCCCAGAACACGGACGGGCACTGCCTTCCAGGTACTGCGGAACGAGGTATTGAAACAACTGGAACACTCGGAACCGGAAGAAGAAGGTTGGACCATTTAA
- a CDS encoding ABC transporter permease: MSIQTTTDGALTRKVEQPAGLRWRKPRGKSRRFFLGILLPLFILGLWQFLSTHQYADPALFPAPSAIVKELYNMIVSGELQSHLKVSVLRALLGFLLGGSAGLITGLLVGMFNKAEEILDPTIQMVRAIPILAITPLFILWFGYGEVSKILLISLASFFPLYINTFLGVRNVDAKLFDVAKVLEFNRAQQMLRLVIPAAMPNFLLGLRLSISFSWMVLVSAELMGAEKGVGYLIQDARSFMRTEVVFIGIFLFAAVGKLSDSFVRLLEQRLLKWQDTYKG, encoded by the coding sequence ATGTCAATTCAGACAACAACGGACGGGGCGCTGACACGCAAGGTGGAGCAGCCTGCCGGCTTACGCTGGAGGAAACCCCGGGGGAAAAGCAGAAGATTCTTTCTCGGAATCCTGTTGCCTTTATTTATCCTGGGGCTCTGGCAGTTTCTTAGTACACATCAGTACGCAGACCCTGCATTATTCCCGGCACCTAGCGCAATCGTGAAGGAGCTGTACAACATGATTGTTTCCGGAGAACTGCAAAGCCACCTGAAAGTCAGCGTATTGCGTGCACTGTTAGGTTTTCTGCTTGGCGGCAGCGCAGGGCTTATCACCGGACTGCTCGTCGGGATGTTCAACAAAGCGGAGGAAATTCTGGACCCGACCATACAAATGGTTCGGGCCATCCCGATTCTCGCGATAACGCCTTTATTTATACTGTGGTTCGGGTATGGCGAAGTATCCAAAATCTTGCTCATTTCCCTGGCTTCGTTCTTTCCTCTGTACATCAATACCTTTCTTGGCGTACGGAACGTCGATGCCAAATTATTCGATGTTGCCAAAGTTCTGGAATTTAACCGGGCTCAGCAAATGCTCCGTCTGGTCATTCCGGCGGCAATGCCCAATTTTCTGCTGGGCCTGCGGCTCTCGATCAGCTTCTCATGGATGGTTCTGGTCTCTGCAGAGCTCATGGGTGCTGAGAAGGGTGTGGGGTACCTGATTCAGGATGCCCGCTCCTTTATGCGCACTGAGGTTGTGTTTATCGGCATCTTTTTGTTCGCTGCCGTCGGTAAGCTCTCGGACTCTTTTGTCCGCCTGCTCGAACAACGGCTTCTGAAGTGGCAGGATACTTATAAAGGCTAA